CTGTATAGAGTTCTACAGGGAGCCCGTTTCTGTCAATTCCTATAGGGAAGTAGACATTCTTTCCGGCCATTCTTGCAGTGCGTGCAATCATGTCTATTTGTGAGTAGTGTGCTGCTGCGCCGATATGCCACGGTCTTCCTGATGGATATGGTGGAGGCGTGTCTATTGTAAAATTATCATCTTGTGGTGTAAAATCATAAATTTTTTCTTCTTCCCAGTTTTTTAGAATCTGCTTTTCTAACTTTGGGTTCCATGCTTTTTCTGATATTTTTGGGTCCATTTTCTAACTATCTTGAAATATTTGAGATGATGTGAGACCCCTTGTTGTATCCTTCATAAATGTAAACGCCAACTGCTTCTACATTTGAAGGCATTTTCGGGGCTAGCAGCTTGATTATCTCACTTGATAGATTTTCAACTGTAGCTTCACCTTCCAAAAGATAGGTAGTGTTCTTTGGAACTTGCAAATCAAACATTCCTTTAGGTCCCTCAAATGAAATTTGGTAATGTGATTCGTCTTCACTTTTTAGATATTTTCTGTTGATGAAAAATTTGTGATCAAATACATTTACGACTTCTTTGATAATTTTTTTTGCAATTCCAAAATCCAAAAGTAAATTGTCTTTCATCTGTCCTACTAATTCAACCATAACTGATGATGTATGACCATGCAAGATTGAGCATTTTTCCACCAAAGGCAGAATATGTGCATAATCAAATGAGAATGATGCATCTTCTAAAAATATAGAACCTGTTTGTGGTGTCTTGTCATAAAATACAATGTCTTCTAGCTCCTTGATTTGAGATGAGAATTTTGGATGGCCTATTGCCATTACCTTTTGATCAGGCATGTCGTCTTTGATTTCTCTGTATTTTTTGATGTCTTTTTCGTTGTCTATTACCTCAATTAGTCCCTTTTTGGTCTTAAAATCAATTACAACTTCTTTTCCATTCTTTAATGATAATTTGTGATTGTATTCATAATCTTCCTCGAGAAATGTTAGCATCTGTGCTACAGTTAATTCTGTCCTGGTTCTCAACAGGTTTCCTTTTTTGTCTATGTATCTGAAATCTGAATCCAGGACTGTGGGACTTGAAGTCATGTGAAGTCAACTGCCTGGGCTCTGTATATAAATTCTGTAAAAATAATCTGAAATTTTAACATCAAACCAACGAGTTTAGAATCTTGGCAAGGTTGATGTCGTTTTGTGTAATTCCTCCAGCATCGTGAGTTGTAAGGTCGATGACTAGTTTGTTGTATACATTAAACCACTCTGGATGGTGATTCATCTTCTCACATTCAGCAGCTGCCTTTGTCATGAACCCAAATGCCTCATTAAAGTCTGCAAACTGAAATTCTTTGTGCAGTTTTTCATCTTTTATGCTCCATCCTTGTAGATTCTCTAACTCTGCTGACAATTCACCTGATGATAGTTTCATCATGTTTTATTTTATCACGCACTACATTAATAGTTAAAGTAAATCACAGTCAGGAAATACACATGAATGAAACAAGAAAAGATCTACTAGAACACATCAAAGATAGTATTGTTAATGCTGTAACAGAAAAGAAAATTGCAGTAGCATTTTCTGGAGGTGTTGATAGTACTTTGGTTGCAAAAGTTTGCAGTGACTTGGGTTATGATGTTACGCTAGTTACTATTGGTTTTCCAGAATCTCATGATATTTTGTTTGCAAAAGAGGTAAACCAGAAATTAAAATTCAAGCACGAAATACTAGAAATAGAATCCAATTCTTTTGGACAAATTGCCACAAAGATTAATCAAAAAATAAAGACAGAAAATCTCTCGTGGAACGAAAACAGTATTGCGTTTTATTATGTATCAAAACTTGCAAAAAGTTTGAGTCTTGATGTTGTTGTGACTGCAAATGGCATTGATGAGTTGTTTTGTGGATATAACGCGTACAGAGAGGCAATATCAGGTGGAGAATCAAAAGTCCTTGAGGTGATGAATGCAAAGCTTGACAATGAAATCAAAATGATGAAGGCAGTAAATTCTGTCACTGCAGAATTTGGTGTAGTGATTGTTCAACCACTGCTTTCTGAAAAGTTTGTAGAGTTTGCAAAAACAATCCCGATATCAGAGAAGATTCATGACTCTGAAGATCTTTACAGAAAACACATTATTAGAAAACTTGCAAGTGAAGTAGGGGTACCTGAAATATCTTACAACAAAAGGAAAAAGGCGCTACAGTATGGTTCCAAAATTCACAAATCATTACTAAAGACTAGGTGAATTTTTTTACTGTCTTTTGAACTGTATTGTTTACGTTTCTAATTATTGCAGGTGATGCACCTAGGTGTTTTTCTGGTGAAAATATTGCATCGATTTCTTTTTCTGTAAGCTTGGAAGAAAATGCTTTATCATTTTTTATTGCATCGATGTATTGAATTTCTTTGTCTTTTGCCTCAAATGCGACTCTTTGAACGTCTCTGTACGCAACAAATCTTGGAACTCCTTTTTTGATTAATGCCTCCAAGACAAATTCTGCAAAAATCTGACCCTTTGTTATGTAGAGATTCTCAACTATTCTCTTCTCATTGACCATCAAGTTATCTACGATTTTAATCATCGTCTCTAACATCTCATCTACTAAAATTGATGTTGTTGGGATAACAAACCTCTCGTTTGCAGAATTTGAAAGGTCTCGCTCATGCCATAATGGTATGTTTTCAAATGTAATTCCAATCTGACTTCGAAGCATCTTTGAAAATGATGACACTCTTTCGCTTTTGATTGGGTTTCTCTTTACTGGAACAGCACTGCTGCCCATTTGCCCTTTCTTGAACTGTTCTGCCACTTCGGCAATCTCTGTTCTCTGCAAGTTACGAATTTCCACTGCGATTTTTTCTAGAGTTGCTCCGATCAATGCTAACTCAAATACATATTCTGCATATCTTTCTCTGGGTACTACCTGGGTAGTAACTTCTGCTGGATACAACTTTAATCTTTTAGCAACTCTTTTTTGAATTTCAAGGGATTTTGCCCCCATCAGAGAGCCAGTTCCTACAACCCCCATTGTCTTGCAAATTAAAATTCTTTTTTTGATTTCTTCAATTCTTTCAACATGTTTTGCCATTTCTGCTGCCCAGTTTGCAAACTTTAGTCCAAATGATATGATGCTTGCATGCTGACCGTGGGTCCTTCCAACTGCTGGAATTTTTGAGTGTTTTACAGCTCTTTTTGCAAGAATTTTTGCCATCTTTGCAACTTTTGGTTCAATTATTGCAAGTGCGTCTCTCATTTGCATAGAGTTACTCGTATCTACTAGATCATTGCTAGTTAACCCATAATGAATCCAAGGTCTTGCTTCTTTTGGACATTTCTCACTTAATGATTCGACAAGTGCTGCAGTGTCATGATCACTCTTTGCTTCTAATTCCTTAATTCTCTTTGCTGTGATTTTTCCTGAAATTGCTGCTTTGAGAATTTTTCTTCCGACGTTTTTTGGGATTAATCCAATCTCACTTTGTGAAACAGCTGCTGCCCCTTCAATTTCTAACTGATAATCTACTTTTTTTTGTTCACTGAAGATCTCCATCATTTCTTTAGTGCCATAACGACCACTGTCTATGGGTAAAATTGCCAACATTTTTTTCAATTAAACATCGAAAATAAATCTACTTCTTTTGTCTGGTCATGTTTGAGAATAGGATACGATCTAGTTTGAAAACGGGCAAAAGCTTAGAATGCTTTATGAATCTGGATATGTTTTTGTAAAGTGAGGGTTGTTTTTGAGGAGTCTCTTGGTCTTTATGATCTCAATTGGATTTTTTGCTTTTGTATATGCAGATGGACCTGATGTGACCGTAAAAGAAGAAAAATTTCGAGTTCCCTTTGAACTCAAAATAGGTGAAATTGCAAATATAGATTCTCTTCTTTATGTTTCATTTCTTAATGTGACAGAAGATTCCAGATGCCCTTCAGATGTTACTTGTGTCTGGCAAGGCTCTTCATCTATTGAGGTAGATGTAAGTACAAATGAAAATGATTTTGGAACTCAAATAATCAAACTAGGCGACGATGGTACAAAGTCTTCACAACTTCTTGGTGATTATTTTATCCGACTAACTATGTTAAAACCATACCCAGCAACAACTCATGAAATCACTCCATCAGAATATGTTGCAACATTGTTTGTCGGCAAAGTACATGATGCTGTTTCTTCTCCACTAAAACAGATCAAAAATGGCATTGAACCAGCTGCAGTTATTTGTAAAGAAGGACTTGTTTTGGTTTTAAAATATGGTAATGACTCTCCTGCATGTGTGACGCCATCTACTGCAGACATACTGTATCAACGTAATTGGGGTAGTGTTGTCCCACCATGCTGCAAACACTAGTTTGAATATTTTTTAATTATGTTCATATGAAACCTAGACTTTTAAAATAACGCACAAAACATAATCTGTGAAAGCTACAGTCTTTGATGGCAAAAACATAACCTATCTTGAGGACTTTCCAGAACCTAAACCTAGTGAAGCATTAGTTCGAATAAACCTCGCTGGAATATGCGGGACTGATCTGGAAATTTTAGACGGATACATGAGTTATCATGGAATCCTTGGGCATGAATTTGTAGGAACTGTAGAAAAATCGACAAACAAAGATTTGATTGGAAAAAGAGTTGTAGGTGAAATCAATGTCGGTTGTGGAAAGTGTTCTTCTTGCAAGACTGGAATGGAAAGACACTGCCCAAACAGAACTGTACTTGGAATACTAAACAGAAATGGCGCTTTTGCAGAATATCTTTCATTGCCTGAAAAAAACCTGCACGTAATTCCTGATTCTGTTACTGATGAACAAGCAGTGTTTGTAGAACCACTAGCTGCTGCATTTGAGATTACTGAACAAATTGATCTAAAGCCTGATTGGCATGTTGCAATTGTTGGTGATGGAAGACTGGCACATCTTATTGCAAGTGTTTTGAAACTGTATTGCTCAGACATTACGTGTTTTGGAAGACATGAAAACAAGTTATCTTCATTGAAAAAACTAGGATTACAAACAAAGATTGGAATCAAAGACGATGATCATAATGTTTTTGATCTTGTAGTAGAGGCAACAGGAAACAATTCTGGATTTATAGATACTATGAAATTGGTAAAGCCAAGAGGAACTGTAATTTTAAAATCAACTATAGCATCTAAAGAAAACTTGGATTTGACTCCTACGGTAGTCAATGAAATTACTTTGGTTGGTTCAAGATGTGGGAAATTCAGACCTGCCATTGATGCGCTTGCTTCTCATAAAATTTCTGTAGATGATCTGATTGATACTACCTATCCCTTAGAAAAATTCGAAGAAGCAATAGAATATGCAAAAAAACCAAACACATTGAAGGTTTTTCTCAAACCCTAGACAGATTTGCGAACAAACCAAAAAATTTTAGATTTAAATTGGATTGAACGAAAATTGTACCAACCTTATGTCATCAATAACTCCAAAAAAAATTGCTGAAAATCAGTACCTAATTGAGGCTGACTCTAATCTTGGAATGAAGGTTCCTGTCAAAATCTATGCAAATGAGAGTCTGTTGCAAAAAATGCTTACTGATAGGACCATAATGCAGGCTCGAAACGTTGCATCAATTCCTGGTATTGTGAGCCATGGTGTGGTTTTGCCTGATGGTCATGAAGGATATGGTTTTCCAGTTGGCGGCGTTGCAGCAATGGATGCTGAAGAGGGCATGATTAGTCCTGGAGGAGTTGGATATGACATCAATTGTGGTGTAAGGCTACTTCGAAGCAATCTTAACGAAGATACTGTTCGCTCAAAACTAAAAGATATTGTAACTGATTTGTTTAGTTCTATTCCTTCCGGAGTTGGCTCCAAAGGCGCAGTAAAATTATCTCACTCTCAATTAGATGAAGTCTTGGTCAATGGCGTTAACTGGGCAATTGATAATGGATATGGTTCATCAAATGATGCAGATGTCTGTGAAGAAAACGGACAAATTGCAAATGCAGATCCTAACAAAGTTTCAGATAAGGCAAGAAAGCGAGGTGCCCCTCAACTTGGAAGTCTTGGATCTGGAAATCACTTTCTTGAAATTCAAAAGGTTGCAGAGATTCATGATGAAGAAGCTGCAAAAAGAATGGGAATAACTGAAGGAACAATTACAGTTTTGATTCATTGCGGTTCAAGAGGATTTGGCCACCAAGTCTGTAGTGACTACCTTAGAGTTTCAGAACAGGCCTTGGAAAAATATGATATTCATTTAGCAGATAGAGAACTGGCATGTGTTCCAAACAATTCTGATGAAGGTGATGCTTACAGAAAAGCAATGTTTGCTGCATTAAACTTTGCATGGAGTAACCGACAGATGATTACCCATTGGACAAGAAAATCATTTGAGAGAGTATTTGGCCAAAGTGAATCTGATCTTGATATGAAACTAGTTTATGATGTTGCACACAATATTGCCAAAGTTGAAAAACACAAAGTCGATGGAAAAGAACGAAATCTTGTGGTTCATAGAAAAGGTGCCACACGAGCATTTCCCGCAAACCGCGATGAGGTACCGACAAAATATCGTGACATTGGTCAACCCGTACTTATTCCAGGATCTATGGGAACTGCAAGCTGGATTCTACTTGGACAGCCAAATTCAATGGAACTTAGTTTTGGCTCTACTGCACATGGAGCAGGAAGGACCATGTCAAGATCCAAAGCAAGAAAGAATTACTCAGAAAGTGATGTCAAAAAGTCACTAAATGACAAGGGTATTTTCATCAAAGCATTAACTCGTGACGGTGTGGTAGAAGAGACTCCTCAGGCATACAAAGATGTAGATGCTGTAGTCAATGTATCACATAATTTAGGAATAGCCACAAAAGTAGCAAAATTAGTGCCTATAGGTGTGATAAAGGGTTGAGCGACGATTCAGAACTTGAAAGACTAAAGGCAAAACGCCTCGCTGAGATGCAAAAAAACATCTCATTTAAACAAAATACAGAAAAACAACCAGAACAAAAACCAAAAGAGACTAAAACTCCAAGAGAAATTCTAGTACCTAAACTTGGATATCGTGGTCTTGAGGTCTTACAAAACGCAGAATCTCAATTCCCAAACGAAACAAAAATTATTGTTGAAAAACTAGCTGAATTAATCAAAAGCGGAGAAATTGATGAAACACTTGATGGTGGAAAATTATTGCTATTGTTTAGATCAGTTGGACTAAACATTCGCATGGAAACAAAAATCAACATTGAACAAGACGGAAAATTTGTTTCACTGTCTGACAAACTAAGTAAACAATCCCTTGATGATGGTGAAGGTTAATGGATGTGGTGTTAGAAATCAGCACAAAAAATTACACCGATGATCTGCTTAATCTAAAAAAAGCAATGTCGCACATGGAAAGTCTTCTTGGTTGCTACAACGGTTATGTGTTAAGTGAACCTACGACAAACTTTGGCTGGACTTTTTTCAAAATAGCATTCAAACCTGATTTACAACATGGAATTGAAACAAAATTTGCAGACATGATTGGTAAATATGGTTGGGGTAAACCCGAAGAAAAGTTTGGAAAATTTATGTCTGATTATCTTAACACTAAAGGTTGCAACGTTAAGGTAAAATCTACTTCCTAGACTCTTCTTCCTCTCTTTCCACCTTTCTTTCTAGTGGTGTCATGAGGGATTGGAGTAACATCATCGATTCTTCCGATTTTAAATCCGCCTCTTGCCAAAGCTCTAATTGCAGCTTGTGCACCTGGACCTGGAACTCTAGAACCAACTCCGCCAACTGCTCTTACTCTGATATGAAAACCTGTGAATCCTTTTGTTCTTGCAGATTCAACAACTGCATTTGCAGCTTTCATTGCAGCAAATGGCGATGACTCGTATCTGTCAGCGTTGACATGAATTCCGCCAGAACTGATTGCAACTGTCTCTCCGCCTGTAAGATCAGTCATGTGGATAATTGTATTGTTATAACTGCTGTAAATGTGGGCAATTCCCCATTTTTCAGGCCCTTCTTTTTTTGCTTCTGGCTGTGATTGTTGAGTATCTTGAACCTCTTTTTCAGGCTCAGTCTCCTCTACTGGAGTCTCTACCTCTTCAATCTTGGCTTCAGTTTCTGACAATGTCTACTCACACCTTAAAGGGTTTAAAAAACATTGATTTTCAAATCTGTTCGTATTTTGACACCTTGCTGAAAAATCCATTTTACTCAAATACTATAGAAAAGAGATTTTTTGTATGGGATCTGTACTTTTACCCGCTATAGGAATTGCAGTAGCTGCTGCCCTTTTTGGCTCTCTTGTTTTTCAGTATACAACTCCCCAAAATGAAATATCTCCATTTCTTGAAACAGAAAAAAAATGCGAAAAGATTGCACTTGAAGGATACAAAATGCATTTGAAATACCCTGATTCCTCACCTGATGAGCTTCCAGAATATGACCGAAACACCTTGCTGTCTCTTGATGAACTTTGGATAAATGACTGTGTGAACAGACTGCCTGCCGCAACTGTCTTTGATATTATACAAAGAGTAGAGCTAGACTATTTTTCAGGTGAATAGTTATTTTTTGAAATGACGCCACCCAGAATCTTTTATCTGGACTAACTTGTCTCCTTTAAGATACACACCTTTTCCTTTAGTGACATATCCAATTTGCACAACTGGGGTTTTTAGTTTGGATGCCAGTTTATGAATATGGTCTCTGTATTTTTTTGGCGCTGTAAAAACAAACTCGTATTCCTCACCTGTATTGAAAATCAAATCCATTGAATCAATTTTGTTTTGTTCTGCAAACTCATAAACGCTTTTTGGTGTTGGGATTTTATCTATGACAAACTTTTGCTTGCTCTGCTTTGCCATTTCATTTAGCGTAGTTGAAAGACCGTCACTCGAATCCATTGCAGCTGAAAAATATTTTCTGCCTTTTAGACCAAACTCCAGTCTTGGCTTTGGCTTTAGAACTGCTTTTTGACATTTTTGGACAAACTCCTTTCTGCCTTTTTTCTTGTAAATGAGAGATTTCAATCCTACTCCTGTTAACCCAAATAGGCCTGTTGCAAACACGATATCTCCTGATTTTGCACCTTTTCTTGGAACAATTCTGTCAGATTCACCAAAAACACAAACATGAAAAACAATCTCTTGTCCCTCATTGGTGTCTCCTCCTAGGATTTTGATCTGAAATTCATCAGATGCTCTTTTGATTCCCCTTGAAATCTCAACGATTTTTGAGTGTGAAATTGTCTTTGGAAGGTTTAGAGATATTATTCCAAATTGTGGCTTTACTCCCTTTGCTGCAAAGTCACTAATGCATGCTACAATGCTTTTTCTTGCGGCCTCTGCCAATGTCATTTTTGGGGGAATGTCTGTACTTTGAACTAGTGTGTCTACTTTAACGATGATGTTTCTTTTACCTATGTTGAATTGCTCTACGTCTTCAGAAACAAAATTTTTGTTTCCAATTCCATTCTGAATGATTTTGATAATGTCTGATTCATCTAACCCTTTCATAGCACTCTCTTACTAATTTCAGATTGTCTTGAGTAATTTTCATGCTCTTTTCTTTGTTGTTTGATTCAGCAGAAACTCTAATGATGTCTTCAGTGTTTGATTTTCTAATTAACACCCAACTATCTTCATCTATAATCCCTTTAATTCCATCTAGGGTGATTACTTCTGAATAATTTTTGGACATTTCTTTTGCAATGTTTTCGATCACTTTATCATGAAATTGAGAATCAACGTTTGTTTTTTCTCTTGTCTGATGATAACTTTGCATAAAGTTTAGAATTTCTTGATAGTTTGAATCTCTTAGCATTGATGCTATGAGACCGCTAGTTAGAATTCCTTCTCTACAATAATTAAATTCTGGCAAAATAAAACCTGCACTGCTTCCTTCTCCCCCAGCTTGTGCATTTGATTTTAACATTAAATCAATTACATTAGCTTCTCCAACTTTGGATCTTTGAACACTTCCGCCTCTCTCTTTGATGAACTTTTCAATTGAAACACTTGTATCAATACTTAGCACAAAATTTTTGTAACCAAGATCTAGTGCCTTTGCCACTCCGAGGCCCAAAGTCACATCCGGTGTCTGTTTTTTTCCATCTTTTACAACAACTAGACGATCTCCGTCTAGATCAAATGCAAAACCAATATCTTTTGATGAAGATGCCGTGACAAGATCAGATAAACTATCTGCTGTGGGATCAGGTCCTCTGGTACAGTTTGATAGTTCACCGTTTATCACATGAATGTTGCAGCCTGTCTCTGATAGTAGTTTGGGTGCATAGTCTCTTGTTGCTCCTCCGCCTATGTCTATGACTATTTCTGGGTTGTTTTGGATACTTCCTATCAGTTTTTTTGCATCCTCGATATATGATGATGAGATTTTTTCTTCAGAACCAATTTTTGTTTTTGATATTTTTTGATTTTCTAAAATCTTTGGCAGTTCTTCTTCATTGATGCCTCTTCCATCAATAATGAACTTTAATCCATTCCATTCTAGAGGGTTGTGCGATGATGTTACAATTACTCCTGCACCGTACTTTCTTGACTCCCTAAACACAACAGGTGTCGGCGCAGTTCCCAAATCAAATACATCAATTCCATTTTTTAGCAGCGCAGCTGATGCAGTTTCCTTTACCATTTGTCCTGATGGCCTTGTGTCTTTACCAATGACGCATTTTTGAGACTGTATGAGTGATGAAAAGTTGTTGCAAAACTGTAATGTCTCTTTTAGAGTGAAATCTTCTCCAAATATACCACGAATTCCGGAAATTGTTTTTTTCATTTGATCAAAATCGGAAAGGCTTTTTATTAACTCTGATGGCTTCACCAAAAAGTGCCTCGATAGCTCAGCCTGGTAGAGCGAACGCCTCGTAAGCGTTAGGTCGCGGGTTCAGATCCCGTTCGAGGCTTAAAAAATTATTTTTTTAAAATTACTAGAAAAATCTTAAGAGCTTGTCTCAGTGAAGGTCTCAATGTCAACTTCTAATTCTTTTCCTAAACCTTCCCACCAGTTTTTACTATTTTCTGTCATGCTCCCCTCAAAAATTATCTCTGATCCTCCTTTATAGATCTGTCGGTCGATTAACCATTGATCAATTATGACACAAAATCTCATTTGTTGTTTTCTTCTTGTTTTCTTTTTATCTTTCTATAGAAAATGATCATCAATGCACCACCTGCACATGCCCAAAACACTGGGGATAATCCTGGTTCTACTTGAGGTATTACGCCAACAAATGCCAAAGACATTATGCCAATCAACACCAGTCCGATTAACTCTAACATTTTTGCCATTTTGCTCTATATCCCAAGTCATTTCAAAAAGATATATGGTTTTGTAAACCACGTAAATTATGGACAAGTATCTTACAGTAATTTTGATTTTCATGATTGTGACTATCATCATTGCATTTGTAGATCCTGCTACAGGAGAAGGTCGATTTATTGTTCCATTATTTTATGGTGGGATTGCAGGGATAGCACTTATTGTCATTTACAGCTCCTACAAACAAAGAAAAGAGCGCCAAAGAGAAAATGCTGAACGAAAAAGAAAATCTAAAAAATAGATTCTAGAGTTCCAGACCGAAAGATTCTGCAATGCTGGAGAACTTTGAATAAGACTCCAAATACTGTCTTCCTTTTTCAGTAATGACAAATGTATTTCTTCCATCAAATTCTATTCTGTTGATCAGTCCAGAACCTGTCAAGTTCTCAAGGAATTTTGATAATCTTGAATGTGATAAGTTTGCCTTTGTAAGCAAAGATGTCGTTTTAATTCCCTGCTGGCCTGACTCTTCAGTAGCAGTCAAAAGATCTGCAACTATTTGCATGCTAGTTCGATAGGAAACCATACGAATGGTACTGTAAAACCAAGATATAAGGGTATTACCATCAATTCAGATCAGATAAATAGGCTCTAGCCTGATTTCTGTGAGATTGTCTTCTCAGTCTCCTGTACCGTGGTTTGATGCTTTTCTTGGAGTGGCATACCGGTATTATGATCTTAGAATGAATGTCGTTCCTTTATTTTCAGACAGAAAAGAGGCAACAAACCTGTGGACTGAAAAAATCCATTGGTGGACAGATCCATCAATCAAGATTCGATTCGTCGAGATTGATGATGACTACTGGTTTATCATGGGAGCAGAGTCGCAAAAACCTGATTCTAACATGTCTTTTTTCAAAACTCTTCCAAAGTCTGAAAATTATGAGAGATTCAAAAAGGGTCATGGCGGCGAGGCGTATCTACGATTGGGAGTATACAGTGAACAGACTTTGAATGATGTAAAAAAAGATGCACTATGTAGTTGTGGGCATGCAGCAGAAGACCATGATGAAGGTGACAATGATGCATGTTTGTATAAGGTGTGTATCTGCAAAAAGTTTTCTAGTTTTCAAGTAAATTTACTTAAACGAAAAAAAACTGTTACTGATATCTCATTTGTTGATGAAAAAGATGCCAAAGATGATCCTCTTGTTTGGAATTGTCTTTATGTAAACAAGTATTCAAAATCTGAATAATTATTCTTCTTTGTTTACTCTAGTATGATCTCCGGGATAATACTCGTCTAGCTTTTTTGAATAGCAATCTCCACATAATGGTCCGTTGATCTTCCATTCTTCCATTGGGTTGAATTGCATTTCTATTTTATCCCCGCAAATGGTGCATTTTAGTTTTAAACCCAAAGTATCATTGCTCACTTTAATCAATATAAAAAACATTCTGGGTTTGAACCAAAAAAATCATGTTAAATAATACTGGTTTCTAAGAATTTTAGGTAGCTAGTCTGACCAGTGTAAACCTCCTGCAAGATTTTTACTTGGTTAGACTACTGCCTATGGGTTTACAGCAAATTACTGACTAGCTTTTTGATTGCTAAAATCTCATCTTCTTCTTGTCTGATTTTTTTATCAACAACTCTGAGCATAGAGTCATTCCAGACATGCTGTGAAAAGAAATTGTGTTTTGTGTTGGCAAGCTCTATCTCATCATCTACAACAGTATCTTCTAGAAATTTGGTGACAATCACGTCTGTGAGCTTTAGTATTCTAGAGTTTAACTTAAAACTGCGAAAAATTGGCTCTAGTTTTCTAATGTCTCCTTTGAAATCCCCCTTTGTCTCTAGAATTTTCTTGTGTAGTATTCTAAAGTATACTCCGACATAAAACAAAGTTGCATATCTTTTTGTCTTGTGTCCACCTTGCTTGCCATATTTTAGAGACTTTTTTGCAAATTCCTTTACAAGATAAGGATACAACAAAATCCTGTAATCGTCTTTAAGGTTGTCATTGAAAATATCATCATACTTGCTTCCTCTTGGAAGAAATTGTGCAGGAGAACTATATGCTTCAGTGGGTCGTTGTTCAATTCCTGCAACAAGTGACTGTATTGCATCCTTTGCAACGATTACTTTTTTGTGATTGTCTGGCAAGTAATTATTGTAAGTAGAATCACCTTCATACTCACATTGTTTTGATTTTGTTTTTGTATCAAAAGATCCTGCCTGAATTTCATAAAAATAACCACAGTTTCTTAATTGTGATTTTATTGATTTGTGAAAGTCCATTAATGAAACAAGATCTTTTCCTCTTACTGAGTTCTGTGAGTTT
Above is a window of Nitrosopumilus sp. K4 DNA encoding:
- a CDS encoding 6-carboxytetrahydropterin synthase, translating into MTSSPTVLDSDFRYIDKKGNLLRTRTELTVAQMLTFLEEDYEYNHKLSLKNGKEVVIDFKTKKGLIEVIDNEKDIKKYREIKDDMPDQKVMAIGHPKFSSQIKELEDIVFYDKTPQTGSIFLEDASFSFDYAHILPLVEKCSILHGHTSSVMVELVGQMKDNLLLDFGIAKKIIKEVVNVFDHKFFINRKYLKSEDESHYQISFEGPKGMFDLQVPKNTTYLLEGEATVENLSSEIIKLLAPKMPSNVEAVGVYIYEGYNKGSHIISNISR
- a CDS encoding 4a-hydroxytetrahydrobiopterin dehydratase, yielding MMKLSSGELSAELENLQGWSIKDEKLHKEFQFADFNEAFGFMTKAAAECEKMNHHPEWFNVYNKLVIDLTTHDAGGITQNDINLAKILNSLV
- a CDS encoding asparagine synthase C-terminal domain-containing protein encodes the protein MNETRKDLLEHIKDSIVNAVTEKKIAVAFSGGVDSTLVAKVCSDLGYDVTLVTIGFPESHDILFAKEVNQKLKFKHEILEIESNSFGQIATKINQKIKTENLSWNENSIAFYYVSKLAKSLSLDVVVTANGIDELFCGYNAYREAISGGESKVLEVMNAKLDNEIKMMKAVNSVTAEFGVVIVQPLLSEKFVEFAKTIPISEKIHDSEDLYRKHIIRKLASEVGVPEISYNKRKKALQYGSKIHKSLLKTR
- the purB gene encoding adenylosuccinate lyase, giving the protein MAILPIDSGRYGTKEMMEIFSEQKKVDYQLEIEGAAAVSQSEIGLIPKNVGRKILKAAISGKITAKRIKELEAKSDHDTAALVESLSEKCPKEARPWIHYGLTSNDLVDTSNSMQMRDALAIIEPKVAKMAKILAKRAVKHSKIPAVGRTHGQHASIISFGLKFANWAAEMAKHVERIEEIKKRILICKTMGVVGTGSLMGAKSLEIQKRVAKRLKLYPAEVTTQVVPRERYAEYVFELALIGATLEKIAVEIRNLQRTEIAEVAEQFKKGQMGSSAVPVKRNPIKSERVSSFSKMLRSQIGITFENIPLWHERDLSNSANERFVIPTTSILVDEMLETMIKIVDNLMVNEKRIVENLYITKGQIFAEFVLEALIKKGVPRFVAYRDVQRVAFEAKDKEIQYIDAIKNDKAFSSKLTEKEIDAIFSPEKHLGASPAIIRNVNNTVQKTVKKFT
- a CDS encoding alcohol dehydrogenase catalytic domain-containing protein, with the translated sequence MKATVFDGKNITYLEDFPEPKPSEALVRINLAGICGTDLEILDGYMSYHGILGHEFVGTVEKSTNKDLIGKRVVGEINVGCGKCSSCKTGMERHCPNRTVLGILNRNGAFAEYLSLPEKNLHVIPDSVTDEQAVFVEPLAAAFEITEQIDLKPDWHVAIVGDGRLAHLIASVLKLYCSDITCFGRHENKLSSLKKLGLQTKIGIKDDDHNVFDLVVEATGNNSGFIDTMKLVKPRGTVILKSTIASKENLDLTPTVVNEITLVGSRCGKFRPAIDALASHKISVDDLIDTTYPLEKFEEAIEYAKKPNTLKVFLKP
- a CDS encoding RtcB family protein — translated: MSSITPKKIAENQYLIEADSNLGMKVPVKIYANESLLQKMLTDRTIMQARNVASIPGIVSHGVVLPDGHEGYGFPVGGVAAMDAEEGMISPGGVGYDINCGVRLLRSNLNEDTVRSKLKDIVTDLFSSIPSGVGSKGAVKLSHSQLDEVLVNGVNWAIDNGYGSSNDADVCEENGQIANADPNKVSDKARKRGAPQLGSLGSGNHFLEIQKVAEIHDEEAAKRMGITEGTITVLIHCGSRGFGHQVCSDYLRVSEQALEKYDIHLADRELACVPNNSDEGDAYRKAMFAALNFAWSNRQMITHWTRKSFERVFGQSESDLDMKLVYDVAHNIAKVEKHKVDGKERNLVVHRKGATRAFPANRDEVPTKYRDIGQPVLIPGSMGTASWILLGQPNSMELSFGSTAHGAGRTMSRSKARKNYSESDVKKSLNDKGIFIKALTRDGVVEETPQAYKDVDAVVNVSHNLGIATKVAKLVPIGVIKG
- a CDS encoding DNA-binding protein gives rise to the protein MQKNISFKQNTEKQPEQKPKETKTPREILVPKLGYRGLEVLQNAESQFPNETKIIVEKLAELIKSGEIDETLDGGKLLLLFRSVGLNIRMETKINIEQDGKFVSLSDKLSKQSLDDGEG